A region of the Thermoleophilaceae bacterium genome:
CTGGTCGACCGCCTCGAGGACGATCTCGACCTCGGAGCTCGGGAGCGCCCCAGCGGCGGTGTGGCGGAATGCCACCCCGCCATTCGACCTGACCGGCCCCCGCTCCAACCGCAGGCGTGAGGCGAGCCAGCCAGCGAGCAGGAGGCCGCTCGCGCCGCTGCCCGGCCGATGACGGATAGAGACCGAATTCAGTTCTGGCAGCCTGCTCAGACGGTCGGGCGGGTCAAAGCTTGCGGCGAGGCGCTCGCGCCAGGGCGTCGTGCGAAGCCACGCCAGGTCGACGACATACGCGGAGCGCACCAGCTCTGCGGCGCGCATCAAGCCAGCGCGCGGGTCAGTCGGCTCGTCGGAATCCAGCAAGATCGCATCGACCTTCCCGAGCAGCGGCTGGACTCCCCCCTCATACCCGCGAGCGCACCAGAGCGCGGTCGGGAGCTCGGAGGCGAGCACAGGGTCGACGATCGTGTCCAGGTGGCTGAGGTGCTCGCCGCCCATCTCGATCTCGACCTTCTCGTGAACCAAACCCAGCTTCCCGTCGCTCGGCTCCGTGTAGCTCATGACCACCGTCGCGTCGAGGGTGCGGCGCCCGTCCTCAACCGTGCAGAGGATCGTGCGCGAGGCTTCATAGCGCCCGACGTGTTCGAGTCGTGCCGCGATCGCGTCCTTGGACGCGCGGTCAACGACGACGATCAGGTTGAGGACCCGTGCCGGCGCGAGCGCGCGGTTTGCG
Encoded here:
- a CDS encoding glucose-6-phosphate dehydrogenase assembly protein OpcA, which gives rise to MAPRVSEDSWSARDTNPDAIDSALRRLLRERHAANRALAPARVLNLIVVVDRASKDAIAARLEHVGRYEASRTILCTVEDGRRTLDATVVMSYTEPSDGKLGLVHEKVEIEMGGEHLSHLDTIVDPVLASELPTALWCARGYEGGVQPLLGKVDAILLDSDEPTDPRAGLMRAAELVRSAYVVDLAWLRTTPWRERLAASFDPPDRLSRLPELNSVSIRHRPGSGASGLLLAGWLASRLRLERGPVRSNGGVAFRHTAAGALPSSEVEIVLEAVDQEAPGLAGITVASRDGFSLSLDRAPGGLCARERSPQGQPRVWQVLGASRGEYGILGEGVRQAQLRDRSYAPALQAVLGRLAHLRAGGG